From a region of the Thiovulum sp. ES genome:
- a CDS encoding transposase, IS30 family (PFAM: CENP-B N-terminal DNA-binding domain~IMG reference gene:2508611232_SP), whose protein sequence is MNTIKKYKPYKRLTEEQKELIFKLHDENIGQRAIARTLGVYLRTVQYHLKKKEKLQKVTEEKAKLENLK, encoded by the coding sequence AGCCATACAAAAGATTGACAGAAGAACAAAAAGAGCTAATTTTTAAATTACATGATGAAAATATAGGTCAAAGAGCCATTGCAAGAACTTTGGGAGTTTATCTCCGAACAGTTCAATATCATCTTAAAAAAAAAGAGAAGCTCCAAAAAGTTACAGAAGAAAAAGCAAAACTCGAAAATTTAAAATAG